Within Haematobia irritans isolate KBUSLIRL chromosome 2, ASM5000362v1, whole genome shotgun sequence, the genomic segment atatttgtatggacaacacttcttgctcaggactgatcactcagctctacgatggttgctccaattcaagaatccggaagctcaactggcacgttggatcgagaggctccaaagctatgatttcagtgtcgagcatagaaaaggtggaaaacacggtaacgctgacgctttgtcacgtcgaccttgcagtatagaatgcaagcactgctcgaaggctgaacacaaggaggagattgttgattgttacacgtcgaatctggagtggactggccaacagaacagcgtaaagatcccattttgaacaaaattatttcggcaaaggaagagaacaagaagcccagtaagaaagacatcgcagccgaaagtccacttatgaaatcatactgggctcaatgggatagtttagttctagtcaatggatccctgcaacgtaaatgggaaagcgaagatggcaagagcagccgaaatttgatcatcgttccagattccaaaataagagatgttttggcggagttccataatggtcccagtggaggtcatctgggaataaccaaaaccgccgagaaagtgaagcaacgattctactgggttggatgccagaaatcaattgctgaatgggtagccaattgcgagaagtgcatgaaggcgaaaggtccaacaaggaaaagtcgaggtcctatgcaagaatatagaccaggagccccgtttgaaagaatagcaatggacgtggcaggccctttcccagtaagtgattctggaaaccgttatgtccttgtggtcatggattacttcagcaaatggccggaggtgtatgcaattccaaaccaagaagcaaaaacgattgtggatgttgtcaacaaaaactggatatgtcgctacggtgtgccgtccgagattcactcagaccagggaagaaattttgaatcggccatattcaaagagatgtgtgaatcccttggtatcaagaaaacgaggactacaccattacatccgcaatccgatggcatggtagaaaggtttaatcgcactctggaggaacatcttcgaaaagtagtggacaacggccagagggactgggacgagcatataccaaagtttttgctgtcgtatagatctgccattcatgattccacctctcgaacacctgccaatgttctattcggaactgagttgaagttgcctggtgatctgatattcggtgctaaacctaatgagctcgccatggaagaaaacagaaacgacatcccaaacactttcggtgaagttcacgaatcagtgcgcaacaaaataaaaatggtcagcaacagaatgaaggcgagatacgatcgtgctgtaaatactgagggcttccaagaagaagaattggttctgctatttaacccgcaacgaaagaaaggattgtgtcctaaactgcaaacacagtgggaaggcccatacaaggtcatcaagaagatcaatgatgttgtataccggattcagaaggacgacagccctagatcaaagatgaaagttgtacatctggaacgattggctccttacggaacaggttctgtgcctgttcgggacgaacaggcttaagcgggaggcagtgttacgaatttgataattatagatataagtttatttaaattagtttccgttaatttaaaattgtaacgataaaatttcgctatcacttgttggaatcatctattcattttctagtattttcctgaatttcttttatgttcttttgtttgcttaccgaaatgttagttcttactctctcatagaataacaacccctttgctttgttattttgctttctcatttcatctcattgtctattgtcattgttgttgtagtaatgcgagcatatatctatgtgagtgtgtatgtgtttggcagccaccagacgaattacttaatggtcgtagatccttctagcattgtctaagaatgttctggcgttgccagaatattgtagtgctaccagaatgttctcgtattgccacaccgtcatatataaaagcgctcgcatgctgcttgcgagtcagtcttaattaaagcgtcaaacgaataacttcagtgtgaacgaattgtaaagtgtgaagtcatagtaaataaattgtagattgtcgttatttaaaagaactgtgttttaattgtcgggtaataaaaaaacgcctaaatattaaaacgtaacaatatatttACCAGAGACTTCCTCCCTAAGtctctagatataaataaaGATCGACTTAGAACCGTCGTTGACTCCTTCTAGAATTTTATgtgcttaatacaataaaaaaaatagcttgccgaaaaaagtatttgtgtttgttggtataTGAAGCGTGTAAATTTTATGGATACTTTTATAATATTCTGTTTttactaaaggtgggtattaagttctagttttgccgctaaaatcgctaaagtgaaaactaaaccaGTAAAAAAaacggcataaaattatacatatttgttgcaaattttcacaaagtttgtattccttaaggtggattaattaagaaaagcaatcgtgaaaaaatggcgattttagcggctaaactcgaacttaatacccaccttaaatctGTACGATACTTTAAGCCAAATTCCATTCTACACTTGTGTAGTGTCATGAATTGAATTCCCTATTtaataattgcatttatttacaTTTCCCCTTTTGTAACATAGAATATATTTCCAATACAATTCCAATATAACGTTATGCGTAATGTgtacataattttgtatttccAATATGCATCAATATTCTCATTATAAATAAGAATCTCAGTGAATAAACGGTACAGTAAAAGAATAACCTTCAAAATATCAAGTGTTTCAATTGTCTCGGTTACAACAGTTGGCGACGAGGCTAAAAGTTTTGCCAATATTATATccgtgatcaaattttctacaaaatggatgaagaacagtttaaaatttttatggacgTCCACAATCGTTTAATCGAAACAATATCCAGAATGCCGTCGACAAGTCAATCAAGTACTGCGGCTTCCACACCGGTACTTGTGCCCAATTTCGATGTATTTGATTCAACAAaggaaacctacaaaaattattttcgaagGTTCAAAAATTACATCGAAATGAAAAACATAAGTGAGAATAAGGAGTACTGTGCTAAGCTTTTGTTAAATTCGATAGGagcaaaaatgtttaatatggTGGCTGCCTTGGcggcacctaaagaagtgagtgCTCTGAAATACGATGAATTGTGCAAAACCTTGGAAGCACATTTATCCCCAAAAATGAACCTCTTGGTTGCACAGCACAAATTTTTAAGCAAGTATCAGACACCAGAACAAACAATTTCGGAATATGTAGCTGCCTTAAGGGAAGAGATTGGAGAGTGTGCTTTTGTGTCCCCATGTAATTGTAGAACGTCAGTGGCGGACCTGTTTTTGCGCGCACAATTTATACGAGGTATAATGGACAACAGTATGAGGGAACAATTGTTACAGTCCGAACCTGCGGAATTCGACGAAATAGTCAGAAAGGCAATTAGTTTAGAATCTGCTAGAGCTGATGCCCGAACAATGACAAACTCAACGGGGGACGTCAATAAAGTAACTCACATAAACAGGAAGAAAGCAAGTTTCACCAATCGCaagaaaaactttcaaaatacaAAGGTTGATTATGTTAAACTTGGAATCAGTGGATTGTGCCTACGTTGTGCCAAACCTGGCCATTTTGCTAAAGATTGCCGCATTGACAAATCCAAATTAAGTTGTTCTGGGTGTGGTAAAAGTGGGCACCTGGCTAAAGTATGTATATCAACGattatgaataaaaatataaacaaaatagagGATGAAACAGCATATTCACAAAGTGCACAAAGTGACTATGAAGGTGATGACTACGGGGTGTATACCATAGTGGATGTATATCAAAATGGCTCAGATTCTAGTGCACGTTTTATGGCAACAATTGATATCGAAGGAGAGCCAGTGCGATTTGAAATTGATTCCGGTTCtggatatacttttcttcccaggaaaattttcaaaaacctgAATATTAAGAATTCAATCACGTCAACCAACATCGTGTTTCGATCATATACACAGGATACCTTTGTCCCTGATGGGAAAGTTCGGGTAAACGCCAAGTTTAAGGGAGTGTCGATTACGGATGAATTGTACATTGTCCCTGGCGTTTGTCCTCCACTTGTAGGACGATCATGGATACGTAAACTGAGAATCAATCTTAATGATATCGATAACAATGTACAATCAGTCGAAACCCAAAACGTTGACATATCCAATCAAGCAGTCATCGAGAATATAATCACAGAATTTGCAAGTGTCTTCGAAGAAAAGGTGGGGTGTACACCAGGGTACAACGTATCTCTAAGGCTTAGAGAAGGAACAACACCAATTTACATCAAAGAGAGAAATGTACCCTATTCGTTGCGAGAGCGTGTTGAAGCAGAACTGGACTCACTGGAAAAGGCAGGTATTATCTCGAAAGTTCAAAACTCAGATTGGGGCTCCCCTCTTGTGGTAATACCTAAAGCGGACGGTGGTGTCCGGCTTTGCGTGGATTATAAAGTGGGTGTAAACCCGAAATTAGTTGATGCACATTATCCTATAAGACGCATCCATATAGAAaatccatatagaaaatcaaattgtggaattggataagaaagttctttccgtggatgagaaaattatggttcatgatgagaagtttctgcacatcgagaaaaaaatgtcagagctggaaattaaaggtggtccagtgcgcgtcatcgagggctcaaaaatcaaaactcctgttttcgatggctcaacgtcatttgatgtcttcaaattccaattcgaaatggttgcttctagaaatttgtggaatgacgatgataaagcaattgaacttctattggcattaaagggcaatgctgctgatgtgatacaaagcattcccgctgtttctagaaataactataatgaagtaatagcggcgcttcaacgcaagtatggtggagagcacaagcaagacatctttagaatggaattaagaggtagagtccagaaatcaaacgagactctacaagactttgcaacagaagttgagcggttggtgctactgacatacccaggagagagtcacccacttgtggaccgcatcaaaattgagacctttgtgaatggcattcgagacccagacataaaatgtgcaacatatgcgtcacaaaaggctacattcgcagaaacagtaacatttgcacttgcgcaagaaactgcgagattgctgacacggcctcaaattcacaaagtacgcagagtagagaccgagtgtgaagaatcgaaatctatcattgactcgatgaaagaggcaatgaagcaggtaatgcaagaattgaaacaggatgcaactaaatcccgaatcaaatgctataactgtgataagacgggacatctagctcgagaatgcaaagcacgacgcaaacggtcaagatccacatcaccatctccattaaacaataaccataagaaggtgaccccacagtcaagtgagtcacctttaaactaaatcgagctagttcagcggggcaagagctggctcccacagacgatggccccaccatctccatagcaatagttcaacagaaaaatagcaatttaactattgcgggtgttattaatggcgacaagcgtactttgacgttggatactggtgcatcaaagtctatcattagatctgatttagtaaaaggaaaagttacaccactgattggagtcaagctacgcacggctacaggggaacccgcaaccgtatatggaaaggtcaccgtaaaattaactattgctaacaaatccgttacttatgatttcattgtggccgatatagtagacgaagttataattggagcggatttcatgattgcttttggtctcaatttggatatgaagcgtagtgtaatgacatggtgcgatgccgaaataacggtaaacgtgggatacgacgggaatacacctgtcagacgtttgacaacgagccagtcagagtctataccaccgaatgccgaagcaattatatgggtttctatgaatggagattgtgaagtcggccaattgtgggttgttgaaccagcagaaaacaaaagcaacaacatcttgatagcaaatgccctggtaacaacgaacgaagagagactaataccagttcgtgtcttgaacttgtctgacaatcacgagcaaattgtaaaattttctgacattggcaaatgtacaccagccgaggcaatagtcaatttggaaggcaactcatcaaagacacatggagcagtgagaaaacatctagaagcgtatgtcgaggcttggacacgtcatctatcgccgtcagagagaaataaagccaagcaattgttgtggaaaaacgcctgtgcttttgcttctgaaaagggaaatcaaggaagaacatctgtagtgaaacatgaaattaaaaccgcagaagaaaggcccataaaacaggcaccacgaagtgttcccctggcaaaaagagacgaagttcaaaagctcataaaggaaatggcggagagtggagtgatcgagccatcatcaagtccttggtgttccccagttgtgctggtcaaaaagaaagatggaagtacccgattctgcgtggactacagaaaactgaatgatgtcaccaaaaaggacagttatccgcttccacgcattgatgacacgttggacacactagccggaacaacatggttttctacgcttgatttgcagagtggatattggcaagtagagatcgccgagaaagacaaggaaaagacggcttttggcgttaatggcggtctctggcaattcaatgtaatgccgttcggactctgcaacgctccggctaccttcgaaagattgatggagcgggtactgaaggggttgcactggaagtcgtgcttgatatacttggacgacttcatagtgatgggcaaaacatttgacgagcaccttaagaacttgaaagacgttatccagcaattgtcagccgctggtctacgccttaacgcaaagaaatgctcccttttccagcgggaagttaaatacctgggtcatcatgtgactgcagagggcatatccaccgatgaagacaaaatccaagctgtcagagattggccacgaccccgaaatctccacgaattaagaagtttccttgggttatgtacatattaccgacgattcgtcccaaacttcgccagcatcgccgctagtctccacaaattgacgcaaaaaggtcagaagttgcagtggagcgacgaacaggaggattcattccaacatttaaaagaacttttatgttcagctcctgttctagcgtatcctattccgggcgaaaaatttgttttggatacagatgctagcgcgcatggtattggaggtgtgctttcccaacagatagacggcaaggagaaggtcatcggatatttcagccgaacgttgtccaagcccgaaaagaactactgtgtaacgcgacgagagctgctagccgtcatagagagtgtaaaacattatcataaatatttgtatggacaacacttcttgctcaggactgatcactcagctctacgatggttgctccaattcaagaatccggaagctcaactggcacgttggatcgagaggctccaaagctatgatttcagtgtcgagcatagaaaaggtggaaaacacggtaacgctgacgctttgtcacgtcgaccttgcagtatagaatgcaagcactgctcgaaggctgaacacaaggaggagattgttgattgttacacgtcgaatctggagtggactggccaacagaacagcgtaaagatcccattttgaacaaaattatttcggcaaaggaagagaacaagaagcccagtaagaaagacatcgcagcc encodes:
- the LOC142225962 gene encoding uncharacterized protein LOC142225962, translated to MSELEIKGGPVRVIEGSKIKTPVFDGSTSFDVFKFQFEMVASRNLWNDDDKAIELLLALKGNAADVIQSIPAVSRNNYNEVIAALQRKYGGEHKQDIFRMELRGRVQKSNETLQDFATEVERLVLLTYPGESHPLVDRIKIETFVNGIRDPDIKCATYASQKATFAETVTFALAQETARLLTRPQIHKVRRVETECEESKSIIDSMKEAMKQVMQELKQDATKSRIKCYNCDKTGHLARECKARRKRSRSTSPSPLNNNHKKVTPQSSESPLN